Proteins encoded by one window of Dreissena polymorpha isolate Duluth1 chromosome 11, UMN_Dpol_1.0, whole genome shotgun sequence:
- the LOC127850869 gene encoding probable autotransporter ROD_p1121 isoform X35, with product MIDQKRDSGETSGFLDQQNLPPFVLLDPVTVVTDSVVPEHSGKRKKSSPKQQIRKRKNEKIPNPRPKKVTPKPKAASTPKATRKGASHPQDASTPKEATILLGSNGRQLNVLSQTDVYNGPGAKPNRAPVHVADLSQDQQELLASHINSQHCHKATMTEPAMTFLTAEEVAGYVCINYVGKKLDGFEKKLDSFESVVRSVEKQLRRLVACEVLEAVSGDVTVPDAFDVNDAPVSACDVNDNSVVSLSDAVCHDVVSIGHDSICLSGGSVVSNGVMTVAGCETSCRANPDASIAGSLVGHDSLYVAGGFAGYHSVSEAGGFAGRDGLSIGGGVIGTGGFSVGGSVVGRDGLSIGGGVVDTGVFSLVGGVVGGDGLSIGGGVVGTGGFSVGDGVVGRDGLSMKGGVVGTGGFSVGGGVVGGDDLSIGGGVVGTGGLSVGGGVVGRTGLSAGGAVVGRDGLSIGGGVVGTGGFSVGGGGVGRNGLSSGDGVVGRNGLSAGDGVVGRNGLSAGGGVVGRNGLSAGGGVVGRNGLSAGGGVVGRNGLSSGGGVVGRNGLSSGGGVVGRNGLSSGDGVVSRNGLSAGDGVVGRNGLSAGGGVVGHDGLAVGHVMEGQDVFYVGGGPVGLDVNSVGNGDIRWGVRSRSGFSDLDVVNNGRLFDNVSDMISPHVGYGERDRELNSGFIVYENSRDDDMDDDLGGKRVVSADRVPLRSRFEQLPVVIRSYIDMQSVSKNAPVMLHPDILDSLITQHDGNISRFVWDLTKLLYSNEEMIDSSFNGKGTRKALSPRRKSLILNGAQQAFPGVGKCTQYIATAINNGLKNKRTYQKKN from the exons GGGACAGTGGAGAAACTAGTGGATTTCTTGACCAGCAG AATCTTCCACCATTTGTTCTTTTGGACCCAGTAACTGTTGTAACCGACTCGGTTGTTCCCGAACACTCTGGGAAACGTAAGAAGTCATCTCCAAAACAACAAATCAGAAAACGAAAG AATGAAAAAATCCCTAACCCAAGACCCAAGAAAGTGACCCCTAAACCGAAAGCTGCATCGACTCCGAAGGCAACTCGAAAAGGGGCATCACATCCACAAGATGCCTCAACTCCGAAAGAGGCAACAATATTATTG GGCTCCAATGGAAGACAATTGAATGTCCTGAGTCAAACAGACGTCTACAACGGCCCAGGAGCAAAACCTAACCGAGCCCCTGTCCATGTGGCTGACCTGAGCCAGGACCAACAGGAGCTGTTGGCAAGTCATATCAACAGCCAACATTGCCACAAAGCAACGATGACTGAGCCTGCAATGACTTTTCTTACTGCAGAAGAGGTAGCAGGCTACGTTTGCATAAACTATGTGGGTAAAAAGCTTGATGGTTTTGAAAAGAAACTTGACTCATTTGAGAGTGTAGTACGAAGTGTTGAGAAACAGTTACGAAGGTTGGTGGCCTGTGAAGTTCTAGAGGCTGTTTCTGGTGATGTAACTGTTCCTGATGCGTTTGATGTCAATGATGCGCCTGTCAGTGCTTGTGACGTAAATGATAATTCTGTTGTGTCTTTAAGTGATGCTGTTTGTCATGATGTTGTGTCTATTGGGCATGACAGTATTTGTTTGTCTGGCGGCAGTGTTGTTAGTAATGGTGTCATGACTGTAGCTGGGTGTGAAACTAGTTGTAGAGCAAATCCAGATGCATCTATTGCTGGCAGTCTTGTAGGTCATGATAGTTTGTATGTAGCAGGTGGGTTTGCAGGGTATCATAGTGTGTCTGAAGCAGGTGGGTTTGCAGGTCGAGATGGTCTGTCCATAGGAGGTGGTGTTATAGGTACAGGTGGTTTTTCTGTAGGAGGTAGTGTTGTAGGTCGAGATGGTCTGTCCATAGGAGGTGGTGTTGTAGATACAGGTGTTTTTTCTTTAGTTGGTGGTGTTGTAGGTGGAGATGGTCTGTCCATAGGAGGTGGTGTTGTAGGTACAGGTGGTTTTTCTGTAGGAGATGGTGTTGTAGGTCGAGATGGTCTGTCCATGAAAGGTGGTGTTGTAGGTACAGGTGGTTTTTCTGTGGGAGGTGGTGTTGTAGGTGGAGATGATCTGTCCATAGGAG GTGGTGTTGTAGGTACAGGTGGTTTGTCTGTAGGAGGTGGTGTTGTAGGTAGAACTGGTTTGTCTGCAGGAGGTGCAGTTGTAGGTCGAGATGGTCTGTCCATAGGAGGTGGTGTTGTAGGTACAGGTGGTTTTTCTGTAGGAGGTGGTGGTgtaggtagaaatggtttgtctTCAGGGGATGGAGTTgtaggtagaaatggtttgtcAGCAGGAGATGGAGTTgtaggtagaaatggtttgtctgcaggag gtggagttgtaggtagaaatggtttgtctgcaggaggtggagttgtag gtagaaatggtttgtctgcaggaggtggagttgtag gtagaaatggtttgtcttcaggaggtggagttgtaggtagaaatggtttgtcttcaggaggtggagttgtaggtagaaatggtttgtctTCAGGAGATGGAGTTGTAAgtagaaatggtttgtctgcaggagatggagttgtaggtagaaatggtttgtctgcAGGAGGTGGTGTGGTGGGTCATGATGGTTTAGCTGTAGGCCATGTCATGGAAGGTCAAGATGTTTTTTATGTTGGAGGTGGTCCAGTTGGTTTGGATGTTAATTCTGTTGGAAATGGTGATATTCGATGGGGCGTCAGGTCAAGAAGTGGTTTTTCTGATCTAGATGTTGTTAATAACGGTCGTCTCTTTGATAATGTAAGTGATATGATTTCCCCGCATGTTGGATATGGTGAAAGGGATAGGGAATTAAACAGTGGATTTATTGTGTATGAAAATAGTAGGGATGATGATATGGATGATGATTTGGGTGGTAAAAGGGTTGTGTCTGCTGATAGGGTCCCTTTGAGGTCAAGGTTTGAGCAGCTTCCAGTGGTTATAAGGTCATATATTGATATGCAGTCTGTTTCAAAAAATGCGCCTGTGATGCTTCATCCAGACATTTTAGATAGTTTGATTACTCAACATGACGGGAACATATCAAGATTTGTGTGGGATTTGACTAAACTTTTGTATTCAAATGAAGAAATGATAGATAGCTCATTCAATGGCAAGGGAACAAGAAAAGCATTGTCGCCGAGAAGAAAATCGCTTATTCTAAATGGAGCGCAACAGGCATTTCCTGGAGTTGGAAAATGCACCCAGTATATTGCCACCGCCATCAACAATgggttaaaaaataaaagaacctATCAGAAAAAGAACTAA
- the LOC127850869 gene encoding probable autotransporter ROD_p1121 isoform X14 has translation MIDQKRDSGETSGFLDQQNLPPFVLLDPVTVVTDSVVPEHSGKRKKSSPKQQIRKRKNEKIPNPRPKKVTPKPKAASTPKATRKGASHPQDASTPKEATILLGSNGRQLNVLSQTDVYNGPGAKPNRAPVHVADLSQDQQELLASHINSQHCHKATMTEPAMTFLTAEEVAGYVCINYVGKKLDGFEKKLDSFESVVRSVEKQLRRLVACEVLEAVSGDVTVPDAFDVNDAPVSACDVNDNSVVSLSDAVCHDVVSIGHDSICLSGGSVVSNGVMTVAGCETSCRANPDASIAGSLVGHDSLYVAGGFAGYHSVSEAGGFAGRDGLSIGGGVIGTGGFSVGGSVVGRDGLSIGGGVVDTGVFSLVGGVVGGDGLSIGGGVVGTGGFSVGDGVVGRDGLSMKGGVVGTGGFSVGGGVVGGDDLSIGGGVVGTGGLSVGGGVVGRTGLSAGGAVVGRDGLSIGGGVVGTGGFSVGGGGVGRNGLSSGDGVVGRNGLSAGGGVVDRNGLSSGGGVVGRNGLSAGGGVVGRNGLSSGDRVVGRNGLCAGGGVVGRNGLSAGGGVVDRNGLSAGDGVVGRNGLSAGGGVVGRNGLSSGGGVVGRNGLSSGGGVVGRNGLSSGDGVVSRNGLSAGDGVVGRNGLSAGGGVVGHDGLAVGHVMEGQDVFYVGGGPVGLDVNSVGNGDIRWGVRSRSGFSDLDVVNNGRLFDNVSDMISPHVGYGERDRELNSGFIVYENSRDDDMDDDLGGKRVVSADRVPLRSRFEQLPVVIRSYIDMQSVSKNAPVMLHPDILDSLITQHDGNISRFVWDLTKLLYSNEEMIDSSFNGKGTRKALSPRRKSLILNGAQQAFPGVGKCTQYIATAINNGLKNKRTYQKKN, from the exons GGGACAGTGGAGAAACTAGTGGATTTCTTGACCAGCAG AATCTTCCACCATTTGTTCTTTTGGACCCAGTAACTGTTGTAACCGACTCGGTTGTTCCCGAACACTCTGGGAAACGTAAGAAGTCATCTCCAAAACAACAAATCAGAAAACGAAAG AATGAAAAAATCCCTAACCCAAGACCCAAGAAAGTGACCCCTAAACCGAAAGCTGCATCGACTCCGAAGGCAACTCGAAAAGGGGCATCACATCCACAAGATGCCTCAACTCCGAAAGAGGCAACAATATTATTG GGCTCCAATGGAAGACAATTGAATGTCCTGAGTCAAACAGACGTCTACAACGGCCCAGGAGCAAAACCTAACCGAGCCCCTGTCCATGTGGCTGACCTGAGCCAGGACCAACAGGAGCTGTTGGCAAGTCATATCAACAGCCAACATTGCCACAAAGCAACGATGACTGAGCCTGCAATGACTTTTCTTACTGCAGAAGAGGTAGCAGGCTACGTTTGCATAAACTATGTGGGTAAAAAGCTTGATGGTTTTGAAAAGAAACTTGACTCATTTGAGAGTGTAGTACGAAGTGTTGAGAAACAGTTACGAAGGTTGGTGGCCTGTGAAGTTCTAGAGGCTGTTTCTGGTGATGTAACTGTTCCTGATGCGTTTGATGTCAATGATGCGCCTGTCAGTGCTTGTGACGTAAATGATAATTCTGTTGTGTCTTTAAGTGATGCTGTTTGTCATGATGTTGTGTCTATTGGGCATGACAGTATTTGTTTGTCTGGCGGCAGTGTTGTTAGTAATGGTGTCATGACTGTAGCTGGGTGTGAAACTAGTTGTAGAGCAAATCCAGATGCATCTATTGCTGGCAGTCTTGTAGGTCATGATAGTTTGTATGTAGCAGGTGGGTTTGCAGGGTATCATAGTGTGTCTGAAGCAGGTGGGTTTGCAGGTCGAGATGGTCTGTCCATAGGAGGTGGTGTTATAGGTACAGGTGGTTTTTCTGTAGGAGGTAGTGTTGTAGGTCGAGATGGTCTGTCCATAGGAGGTGGTGTTGTAGATACAGGTGTTTTTTCTTTAGTTGGTGGTGTTGTAGGTGGAGATGGTCTGTCCATAGGAGGTGGTGTTGTAGGTACAGGTGGTTTTTCTGTAGGAGATGGTGTTGTAGGTCGAGATGGTCTGTCCATGAAAGGTGGTGTTGTAGGTACAGGTGGTTTTTCTGTGGGAGGTGGTGTTGTAGGTGGAGATGATCTGTCCATAGGAG GTGGTGTTGTAGGTACAGGTGGTTTGTCTGTAGGAGGTGGTGTTGTAGGTAGAACTGGTTTGTCTGCAGGAGGTGCAGTTGTAGGTCGAGATGGTCTGTCCATAGGAGGTGGTGTTGTAGGTACAGGTGGTTTTTCTGTAGGAGGTGGTGGTgtaggtagaaatggtttgtctTCAGGGGATGGAGTTgtag gtagaaatggtttgtctgcaggaggtggagttgtagatagaaatggtttgtcttcaggaggtggagttgtaggtagaaatggtttgtctgcaggaggtggagttgtaggtagaaatggtttgtctTCAGGAGATAGAGTTgtaggtagaaatggtttgtgtgcaggaggtggagttgtaggtagaaatggtttgtctgcaggaggtggagttgtagatagaaatggtttgtctgcaggagatggagttgtag gtagaaatggtttgtctgcaggaggtggagttgtag gtagaaatggtttgtcttcaggaggtggagttgtaggtagaaatggtttgtcttcaggaggtggagttgtaggtagaaatggtttgtctTCAGGAGATGGAGTTGTAAgtagaaatggtttgtctgcaggagatggagttgtaggtagaaatggtttgtctgcAGGAGGTGGTGTGGTGGGTCATGATGGTTTAGCTGTAGGCCATGTCATGGAAGGTCAAGATGTTTTTTATGTTGGAGGTGGTCCAGTTGGTTTGGATGTTAATTCTGTTGGAAATGGTGATATTCGATGGGGCGTCAGGTCAAGAAGTGGTTTTTCTGATCTAGATGTTGTTAATAACGGTCGTCTCTTTGATAATGTAAGTGATATGATTTCCCCGCATGTTGGATATGGTGAAAGGGATAGGGAATTAAACAGTGGATTTATTGTGTATGAAAATAGTAGGGATGATGATATGGATGATGATTTGGGTGGTAAAAGGGTTGTGTCTGCTGATAGGGTCCCTTTGAGGTCAAGGTTTGAGCAGCTTCCAGTGGTTATAAGGTCATATATTGATATGCAGTCTGTTTCAAAAAATGCGCCTGTGATGCTTCATCCAGACATTTTAGATAGTTTGATTACTCAACATGACGGGAACATATCAAGATTTGTGTGGGATTTGACTAAACTTTTGTATTCAAATGAAGAAATGATAGATAGCTCATTCAATGGCAAGGGAACAAGAAAAGCATTGTCGCCGAGAAGAAAATCGCTTATTCTAAATGGAGCGCAACAGGCATTTCCTGGAGTTGGAAAATGCACCCAGTATATTGCCACCGCCATCAACAATgggttaaaaaataaaagaacctATCAGAAAAAGAACTAA
- the LOC127850869 gene encoding trimeric autotransporter adhesin AtaA-like isoform X10 — protein sequence MIDQKRDSGETSGFLDQQNLPPFVLLDPVTVVTDSVVPEHSGKRKKSSPKQQIRKRKNEKIPNPRPKKVTPKPKAASTPKATRKGASHPQDASTPKEATILLGSNGRQLNVLSQTDVYNGPGAKPNRAPVHVADLSQDQQELLASHINSQHCHKATMTEPAMTFLTAEEVAGYVCINYVGKKLDGFEKKLDSFESVVRSVEKQLRRLVACEVLEAVSGDVTVPDAFDVNDAPVSACDVNDNSVVSLSDAVCHDVVSIGHDSICLSGGSVVSNGVMTVAGCETSCRANPDASIAGSLVGHDSLYVAGGFAGYHSVSEAGGFAGRDGLSIGGGVIGTGGFSVGGSVVGRDGLSIGGGVVDTGVFSLVGGVVGGDGLSIGGGVVGTGGFSVGDGVVGRDGLSMKGGVVGTGGFSVGGGVVGGDDLSIGGGVVGTGGLSVGGGVVGRTGLSAGGAVVGRDGLSIGGGVVGTGGFSVGGGGVGRNGLSSGDGVVGRNGLSAGGGVVDRNGLSSGGGVVGRNGLSAGGGVVGRNGLSSGDRVVGRNGLCAGGGVVGRNGLSAGGGVVDRNGLSAGDGVVGRNGLSAGDGVVGRNGLSAGGGVVGRNGLSSGGGVVGRNGLSSGGGVVGRNGLSSGDGVVSRNGLSAGDGVVGRNGLSAGGGVVGHDGLAVGHVMEGQDVFYVGGGPVGLDVNSVGNGDIRWGVRSRSGFSDLDVVNNGRLFDNVSDMISPHVGYGERDRELNSGFIVYENSRDDDMDDDLGGKRVVSADRVPLRSRFEQLPVVIRSYIDMQSVSKNAPVMLHPDILDSLITQHDGNISRFVWDLTKLLYSNEEMIDSSFNGKGTRKALSPRRKSLILNGAQQAFPGVGKCTQYIATAINNGLKNKRTYQKKN from the exons GGGACAGTGGAGAAACTAGTGGATTTCTTGACCAGCAG AATCTTCCACCATTTGTTCTTTTGGACCCAGTAACTGTTGTAACCGACTCGGTTGTTCCCGAACACTCTGGGAAACGTAAGAAGTCATCTCCAAAACAACAAATCAGAAAACGAAAG AATGAAAAAATCCCTAACCCAAGACCCAAGAAAGTGACCCCTAAACCGAAAGCTGCATCGACTCCGAAGGCAACTCGAAAAGGGGCATCACATCCACAAGATGCCTCAACTCCGAAAGAGGCAACAATATTATTG GGCTCCAATGGAAGACAATTGAATGTCCTGAGTCAAACAGACGTCTACAACGGCCCAGGAGCAAAACCTAACCGAGCCCCTGTCCATGTGGCTGACCTGAGCCAGGACCAACAGGAGCTGTTGGCAAGTCATATCAACAGCCAACATTGCCACAAAGCAACGATGACTGAGCCTGCAATGACTTTTCTTACTGCAGAAGAGGTAGCAGGCTACGTTTGCATAAACTATGTGGGTAAAAAGCTTGATGGTTTTGAAAAGAAACTTGACTCATTTGAGAGTGTAGTACGAAGTGTTGAGAAACAGTTACGAAGGTTGGTGGCCTGTGAAGTTCTAGAGGCTGTTTCTGGTGATGTAACTGTTCCTGATGCGTTTGATGTCAATGATGCGCCTGTCAGTGCTTGTGACGTAAATGATAATTCTGTTGTGTCTTTAAGTGATGCTGTTTGTCATGATGTTGTGTCTATTGGGCATGACAGTATTTGTTTGTCTGGCGGCAGTGTTGTTAGTAATGGTGTCATGACTGTAGCTGGGTGTGAAACTAGTTGTAGAGCAAATCCAGATGCATCTATTGCTGGCAGTCTTGTAGGTCATGATAGTTTGTATGTAGCAGGTGGGTTTGCAGGGTATCATAGTGTGTCTGAAGCAGGTGGGTTTGCAGGTCGAGATGGTCTGTCCATAGGAGGTGGTGTTATAGGTACAGGTGGTTTTTCTGTAGGAGGTAGTGTTGTAGGTCGAGATGGTCTGTCCATAGGAGGTGGTGTTGTAGATACAGGTGTTTTTTCTTTAGTTGGTGGTGTTGTAGGTGGAGATGGTCTGTCCATAGGAGGTGGTGTTGTAGGTACAGGTGGTTTTTCTGTAGGAGATGGTGTTGTAGGTCGAGATGGTCTGTCCATGAAAGGTGGTGTTGTAGGTACAGGTGGTTTTTCTGTGGGAGGTGGTGTTGTAGGTGGAGATGATCTGTCCATAGGAG GTGGTGTTGTAGGTACAGGTGGTTTGTCTGTAGGAGGTGGTGTTGTAGGTAGAACTGGTTTGTCTGCAGGAGGTGCAGTTGTAGGTCGAGATGGTCTGTCCATAGGAGGTGGTGTTGTAGGTACAGGTGGTTTTTCTGTAGGAGGTGGTGGTgtaggtagaaatggtttgtctTCAGGGGATGGAGTTgtag gtagaaatggtttgtctgcaggaggtggagttgtagatagaaatggtttgtcttcaggaggtggagttgtaggtagaaatggtttgtctgcaggaggtggagttgtaggtagaaatggtttgtctTCAGGAGATAGAGTTgtaggtagaaatggtttgtgtgcaggaggtggagttgtaggtagaaatggtttgtctgcaggaggtggagttgtagatagaaatggtttgtctgcaggagatggagttgtaggtagaaatggtttgtctgcaggagatggagttgtag gtagaaatggtttgtctgcaggaggtggagttgtag gtagaaatggtttgtcttcaggaggtggagttgtaggtagaaatggtttgtcttcaggaggtggagttgtaggtagaaatggtttgtctTCAGGAGATGGAGTTGTAAgtagaaatggtttgtctgcaggagatggagttgtaggtagaaatggtttgtctgcAGGAGGTGGTGTGGTGGGTCATGATGGTTTAGCTGTAGGCCATGTCATGGAAGGTCAAGATGTTTTTTATGTTGGAGGTGGTCCAGTTGGTTTGGATGTTAATTCTGTTGGAAATGGTGATATTCGATGGGGCGTCAGGTCAAGAAGTGGTTTTTCTGATCTAGATGTTGTTAATAACGGTCGTCTCTTTGATAATGTAAGTGATATGATTTCCCCGCATGTTGGATATGGTGAAAGGGATAGGGAATTAAACAGTGGATTTATTGTGTATGAAAATAGTAGGGATGATGATATGGATGATGATTTGGGTGGTAAAAGGGTTGTGTCTGCTGATAGGGTCCCTTTGAGGTCAAGGTTTGAGCAGCTTCCAGTGGTTATAAGGTCATATATTGATATGCAGTCTGTTTCAAAAAATGCGCCTGTGATGCTTCATCCAGACATTTTAGATAGTTTGATTACTCAACATGACGGGAACATATCAAGATTTGTGTGGGATTTGACTAAACTTTTGTATTCAAATGAAGAAATGATAGATAGCTCATTCAATGGCAAGGGAACAAGAAAAGCATTGTCGCCGAGAAGAAAATCGCTTATTCTAAATGGAGCGCAACAGGCATTTCCTGGAGTTGGAAAATGCACCCAGTATATTGCCACCGCCATCAACAATgggttaaaaaataaaagaacctATCAGAAAAAGAACTAA
- the LOC127850869 gene encoding trimeric autotransporter adhesin AtaA-like isoform X29 — protein sequence MIDQKRDSGETSGFLDQQNLPPFVLLDPVTVVTDSVVPEHSGKRKKSSPKQQIRKRKNEKIPNPRPKKVTPKPKAASTPKATRKGASHPQDASTPKEATILLGSNGRQLNVLSQTDVYNGPGAKPNRAPVHVADLSQDQQELLASHINSQHCHKATMTEPAMTFLTAEEVAGYVCINYVGKKLDGFEKKLDSFESVVRSVEKQLRRLVACEVLEAVSGDVTVPDAFDVNDAPVSACDVNDNSVVSLSDAVCHDVVSIGHDSICLSGGSVVSNGVMTVAGCETSCRANPDASIAGSLVGHDSLYVAGGFAGYHSVSEAGGFAGRDGLSIGGGVIGTGGFSVGGSVVGRDGLSIGGGVVDTGVFSLVGGVVGGDGLSIGGGVVGTGGFSVGDGVVGRDGLSMKGGVVGTGGFSVGGGVVGGDDLSIGGGVVGTGGLSVGGGVVGRTGLSAGGAVVGRDGLSIGGGVVGTGGFSVGGGGVGRNGLSSGDGVVGRNGLSAGDGVVGRNGLSAGGGVVGRNGLSAGGGVVGRNGLSAGGAVVGRNGLSAGGGVVGRNGLSSGGGVVGRNGLSSGGGVVGRNGLSSGDGVVSRNGLSAGDGVVGRNGLSAGGGVVGHDGLAVGHVMEGQDVFYVGGGPVGLDVNSVGNGDIRWGVRSRSGFSDLDVVNNGRLFDNVSDMISPHVGYGERDRELNSGFIVYENSRDDDMDDDLGGKRVVSADRVPLRSRFEQLPVVIRSYIDMQSVSKNAPVMLHPDILDSLITQHDGNISRFVWDLTKLLYSNEEMIDSSFNGKGTRKALSPRRKSLILNGAQQAFPGVGKCTQYIATAINNGLKNKRTYQKKN from the exons GGGACAGTGGAGAAACTAGTGGATTTCTTGACCAGCAG AATCTTCCACCATTTGTTCTTTTGGACCCAGTAACTGTTGTAACCGACTCGGTTGTTCCCGAACACTCTGGGAAACGTAAGAAGTCATCTCCAAAACAACAAATCAGAAAACGAAAG AATGAAAAAATCCCTAACCCAAGACCCAAGAAAGTGACCCCTAAACCGAAAGCTGCATCGACTCCGAAGGCAACTCGAAAAGGGGCATCACATCCACAAGATGCCTCAACTCCGAAAGAGGCAACAATATTATTG GGCTCCAATGGAAGACAATTGAATGTCCTGAGTCAAACAGACGTCTACAACGGCCCAGGAGCAAAACCTAACCGAGCCCCTGTCCATGTGGCTGACCTGAGCCAGGACCAACAGGAGCTGTTGGCAAGTCATATCAACAGCCAACATTGCCACAAAGCAACGATGACTGAGCCTGCAATGACTTTTCTTACTGCAGAAGAGGTAGCAGGCTACGTTTGCATAAACTATGTGGGTAAAAAGCTTGATGGTTTTGAAAAGAAACTTGACTCATTTGAGAGTGTAGTACGAAGTGTTGAGAAACAGTTACGAAGGTTGGTGGCCTGTGAAGTTCTAGAGGCTGTTTCTGGTGATGTAACTGTTCCTGATGCGTTTGATGTCAATGATGCGCCTGTCAGTGCTTGTGACGTAAATGATAATTCTGTTGTGTCTTTAAGTGATGCTGTTTGTCATGATGTTGTGTCTATTGGGCATGACAGTATTTGTTTGTCTGGCGGCAGTGTTGTTAGTAATGGTGTCATGACTGTAGCTGGGTGTGAAACTAGTTGTAGAGCAAATCCAGATGCATCTATTGCTGGCAGTCTTGTAGGTCATGATAGTTTGTATGTAGCAGGTGGGTTTGCAGGGTATCATAGTGTGTCTGAAGCAGGTGGGTTTGCAGGTCGAGATGGTCTGTCCATAGGAGGTGGTGTTATAGGTACAGGTGGTTTTTCTGTAGGAGGTAGTGTTGTAGGTCGAGATGGTCTGTCCATAGGAGGTGGTGTTGTAGATACAGGTGTTTTTTCTTTAGTTGGTGGTGTTGTAGGTGGAGATGGTCTGTCCATAGGAGGTGGTGTTGTAGGTACAGGTGGTTTTTCTGTAGGAGATGGTGTTGTAGGTCGAGATGGTCTGTCCATGAAAGGTGGTGTTGTAGGTACAGGTGGTTTTTCTGTGGGAGGTGGTGTTGTAGGTGGAGATGATCTGTCCATAGGAG GTGGTGTTGTAGGTACAGGTGGTTTGTCTGTAGGAGGTGGTGTTGTAGGTAGAACTGGTTTGTCTGCAGGAGGTGCAGTTGTAGGTCGAGATGGTCTGTCCATAGGAGGTGGTGTTGTAGGTACAGGTGGTTTTTCTGTAGGAGGTGGTGGTgtaggtagaaatggtttgtctTCAGGGGATGGAGTTgtaggtagaaatggtttgtcAGCAGGAGATGGAGTTgtaggtagaaatggtttgtctgcaggag gtggagttgtaggtagaaatggtttgtctgcaggaggtggagttgtag gtagaaatggtttgtctgcaggaggtgcagttgtaggtagaaatggtttgtctgcaggaggtggagttgtag gtagaaatggtttgtcttcaggaggtggagttgtaggtagaaatggtttgtcttcaggaggtggagttgtaggtagaaatggtttgtctTCAGGAGATGGAGTTGTAAgtagaaatggtttgtctgcaggagatggagttgtaggtagaaatggtttgtctgcAGGAGGTGGTGTGGTGGGTCATGATGGTTTAGCTGTAGGCCATGTCATGGAAGGTCAAGATGTTTTTTATGTTGGAGGTGGTCCAGTTGGTTTGGATGTTAATTCTGTTGGAAATGGTGATATTCGATGGGGCGTCAGGTCAAGAAGTGGTTTTTCTGATCTAGATGTTGTTAATAACGGTCGTCTCTTTGATAATGTAAGTGATATGATTTCCCCGCATGTTGGATATGGTGAAAGGGATAGGGAATTAAACAGTGGATTTATTGTGTATGAAAATAGTAGGGATGATGATATGGATGATGATTTGGGTGGTAAAAGGGTTGTGTCTGCTGATAGGGTCCCTTTGAGGTCAAGGTTTGAGCAGCTTCCAGTGGTTATAAGGTCATATATTGATATGCAGTCTGTTTCAAAAAATGCGCCTGTGATGCTTCATCCAGACATTTTAGATAGTTTGATTACTCAACATGACGGGAACATATCAAGATTTGTGTGGGATTTGACTAAACTTTTGTATTCAAATGAAGAAATGATAGATAGCTCATTCAATGGCAAGGGAACAAGAAAAGCATTGTCGCCGAGAAGAAAATCGCTTATTCTAAATGGAGCGCAACAGGCATTTCCTGGAGTTGGAAAATGCACCCAGTATATTGCCACCGCCATCAACAATgggttaaaaaataaaagaacctATCAGAAAAAGAACTAA